The proteins below are encoded in one region of Hordeum vulgare subsp. vulgare chromosome 3H, MorexV3_pseudomolecules_assembly, whole genome shotgun sequence:
- the LOC123441185 gene encoding kinetochore protein SPC25 homolog codes for MEGDRAGGPAAADLSRDMAAARAACERRIAQGRERIAAAASAFRGDILSARSLASGSVAHRDKLDSLKDQLRVLQAALAEALSTQLKKESECELTRESISNATATNEQLRSLVVEQRARRDEFAKVIAHQREAIEALEANVDVVGKKNLDEAIMWYNKFLGFRVIAGEGVTFVFNKVDKQRPDDEYSFCIKVNNDEYSLIQCTPLIKDTEELVKDLNRTNDLSKFVKIMRARFQAAAIKGVHPATSLCSDTSSTTMSSPPVTSVDTTSEGTTNQSHSRSRFKNQDMCAERGAPPRSIASPLMSGSSTRRSPRLAAAATGSIH; via the exons ATGGAAGGGGACCGCGCGGGAGGACCCGCGGCCGCGGATCTGAGCCGGGACAtggcggcggcgagggcggcgtGCGAGCGGCGGATCGCGCAGGGCCGCGAGCGCATCGCGGCGGCCGCGTCCGCCTTCCGCGGGGACATCCTCTCCGCCCGCTCGCTCGCCAGCGGCAGCGTCGCGCACCGAG ACAAACTCGACAGCCTAAAGGATCAGCTCAGGGTGCTCCAGGCAGCTCTGGCAGAGGCTCTCTCCA CCCAACTGAAGAAAGAATCAGAATGTGAGCTAACCAGGGAATCCATCTCGAACGCCACTGCAACCAACGAGCAGCTCAGGAGCCTGGTCGTGGAACAGAGGGCTaggagagatgagtttgcaaaagTCATAGCACATCAGCGTGAAG CTATCGAAGCTCTTGAAGCTAATGTTGACGTGGTGGGAAAAAAGAACCTGGACGAAGCTATCATGTGGTACAATAAATTTCTTGGTTTTCGAGTTATTGCAGGGGAAG GGGTTACATTTGTCTTCAATAAAGTTGACAAGCAAAGACCTGATGATGAGTATTCgttttgcataaaagtaaataacgACGAGTACAGCT TAATTCAGTGTACTCCATTAATAAAAGACACTGAAGAATTGGTGAAGGATTTGAACCGCACTAACGATCTCTCCAAGTTCGTTAAAATCATGAGAGCAAGATTCCAAGCGGCTGCAATCAAAG GGGTTCATCCTGCAACTTCATTGTGCTCAGACACATCATCCACAACAATGTCATCACCACCGGTCACATCAGTTGATACCACAAGTGAAGGCACCACCAATCAAAGCCATTCCCGAAGCCGTTTCAAGAATCAAGATATGTGTGCAGAGAGAGGGGCCCCTCCCCGATCAATCGCATCTCCCCTTATGTCGGGATCTAGCACGCGTCGCTCCCCACGCCTTGCG GCTGCTGCTACAGGGAGTATACATTAA